The Algoriphagus halophilus sequence CTTAAGATTCCTGTATCTTGTTTTAAAGTCATAATTAAGGTTTGGTCGTTTGGGTTTAAACTTAAAAAAAATGGAGGAAGTATTCCTGCCTCAATTTAAAATATTATCTTGGATTAAGGCCTTCAGCCAATTTTTTATTGAATTAAAATTCTCCTTATGAAAAATATAGATTCTGAAAAGTTTAAAGTGGTTACTCCTATTGAGCTTCATAAAATTTCAACATCTTATGATTTGGAAACTTCAGAAAAGAAGAAATCAAAAAAGCTGAATGAGTTTCGAGAGGAATTAAGTGAACATCAAGACATCATGTATGCTCACAGCAAATATTCGGTATTGATCTGTTTGCAGGGGATGGATACCGCTGGGAAGGATAGTTTAATCAGAGAGGTTTTCAAAGAATTCAATCCTCGTGGAGTAGTAGTTCATAGTTTTAAAACTCCTACCTCCAATGAATTAAAGCATGATTATTTGTGGAGACATTACATTGCGTTGCCAGATCGAGGGAAATATGCTGTATTTAATCGAACGCATTATGAAAACGTATTGGTAACCCGAGTGCATCCTGAATATATTCTGGGAGAGCATCTCCCCGGCATAAACTCAGTAGAAGATATTACTCCGGATTTTTGGGAAAATAGATTTGAGCAAATCAATAATTTTGAAAATCATATTAGCCAAAATGGAGTGATCATCTTAAAGTTTTTCTTGCACTTAGGTAAAGAGGAGCAAAGGCAACGATTGCTTAGGAGACTAGATAAGAAGAAACATAATTGGAAATTCTCGCCGGGAGATTTGAAAGAAAGAGGCTATTGGGAGAAATATCAAGAATACTACGAAGAAGCGATCAATAGGACCTCCAAGCCCCATGCCCCATGGTATGTTATTCCTGCTGATAATAAAGAAACTGCCAGAGTTCTGGTTGCCAAGACTATTTTAGATGAAGTGACCCGATATAAGGATATTAAAGAGCCTGAATTAGAAGAATCAATTGAAGAAAATATCCATCTATACAGGGAAGAACTTCAGAAAGAATAAGGTTTTGTAGTTATTAAAATGCTGGTTAAATAAACGTAATTGTGATATTTAAATAGGATTATTTTTAAATAACGTTGATTTTTTTTAACTTAAAATACTTTTAATGAGTTGATTTTTAATAGGTTAAATTTTTGTTGTTATGAGAAGGTTCGCGTATTTTTTTGTTTTTCTGTGTCTAGGTTGGGTTTCATGTTCAAAAAGCACTCTTCCAGTAAATGAAAACGATAAAAACCAAGTTGTTACAGAGCATCTTTACAATTATGAATTAGTATTTACGGATGATGCTGATTTTAAACCATTGTCCAATAACTCCTATTGTGAAATGGGTTTTTCAAGTGAGGGATGCCAAAGTTTGGTAACTAACCTTAAAAATGGTGTTATAGAATTCATAAAATCCATAGACAGTACAATTCAAGTTGATAAAAACCATATAAGGGTTTATTCTGAAGTGTCTGTTTATATGGAAGAACTTACAGCTTCCCAATATGAAAATTTGAACAGGAATTCAGTAGCATTAAATTATTTCAGTAAACAGATTTTTGAATTGCAAATTAGACGGCCAATCATGCAGTCGGACTTTATAGAGCAAACTAGAAAGCCAATCATGCAAGAGCAACTTAGGTATGATTCTTTATCAAAATCAAGTACCATGATTCAGGAAATTGGTGGAGGCCAACCTGGTCTACCTGTTCAAAACCATCGCGTATGGATAGTGGATTCTGGAATTGATAAAAATCACCAGGATTTGAATTTTGAGCCAGCTCAAATAGATTTGTCAGCAGACTTTTCAGTCCCTTCTAGTAACCCGAAAAATGATCCATTTAATGATGAAAATGGACATGGTACATTCATGGCAGGTGTAATAGGAGGTTTGGCATCTTCTGATCCTATTTACCTCAATGGATATGGTGTCAATGGAGTTTATCCAAATGCAAAAATGATCTCTATTAAGATTTTTGATAAAAATGATAATACCAATACTGCCGAAATCGTATCTGCTTTAAATCATATTTTATCAAATTCCATTTCAGGTGATATTGTAAATTTAAGTTGGGGTAGTGATATCCAATTTGGAGATTGTACTGCTCCTCAATATTTAGGAATTCGAACTTTAATTTTAACGCTAGCGAATCAAGGGGTCAAAGTAGTAATGTCAGCTGGAAATAGTTCGAAAGAGTCATTAACTAATTTTCCTGGTTGCATTGATGCTACTAACCCTAACCCGACTATATCCAATATATATACGATCGGATCTGTTGAAATCCCATGTTCTGGAACCTATCTATATTCTAGTTTTTCAGATTATGGTAGACCTACGGTAGATTATTTAGCGCCTGGTGAGGATATTTTTACTACCGCTCTTGGGGGAGAATATGTATTAGTTTCTGGGACTTCTCTTTCTGCGGCAATGTTTTCCGGCATTCTTTATCATAATCAGGGCGTGGGTACATTGACAACAATCAAAAGAGGGGCGGCAACCGGTGATCCAGATCCTGATTATCCTGTAGCTAAAATAGGAAACTGAAATACAAGGAGATGAATGGAATTGTCTTGGCTTTGGGTTGTGGTGTGAGAATGGGGTTTATTATTGACGAAAATGAAAAGTTGAAATAGCAGACCTGATCAAATTTGATGTAAATCGGTCAGGCCTTAGTAAGTATTATGAAGGACCAGCACCCATTTTATAATGTATGTTGGGATCCTTTATTCTTTTTGAAATCGTCAATTTTTTGTCTGAAGCTGAATTTCAGATAAACGTAATTCTTTATTTAGTTCATTATGTTTTTGTGAAATTTCCTTCAAAATTGATTGAAATTTTGAATCACTTCGGTATGCATCAAATATGGGGTTGCTTATGATGTGAAAATCATCTCTGAATCCATAGGCTACTGCTTGATCTAAATAATTTATTGCTCTTGCTTTTCTGTTATTTAAAACTTCTAATTGGGCTAAATCAAATAAAATTACTGGATCTGTACTTAAGGGATTATTGTCGCCCTTTTCTCTAATACTAATGGCATTTTTTATGAGGCTGTCGGCAATTTCAGTTTTTCCTGATTGAAGGTTGGCATAGGCGAGAGGAATTGCTGCTGAGTTAAATGGGTCGTTCAGTATTTCGGGATTTTCAAGTATCGCTTTTTCAAAAAATTCTCTAGATTTTTGGTGCTCACCACTCCAGAATTCAATAAACCCAGCAGTAGAATAAACATAATCTAAATCATGAATAGAATCAGCTAGTATTTCCTCAATAGCTTCAGAAGCTTTTTCTTTATTTCCTTGCTCTAAATATAAATAAGCAATTTGTTCAGAAGTTACTGGATCAAATTTGATGGAATTGGCTTTTTCAAGCCAGTCTAAAGCCAAATCAAAGCGGTTTAAAATTCTATATATCCATCCTGAAATCTGAAATGGAATATAGCTTGTAGGGTTTAGTGTGGAAGATTTTTGTTGCAATAGGAGGGCCTTTGCCAAGTGGCCTTGAATCATATACACAGTTGCTAAATTACCAATGGCTTCACTATAATTGGGTTTGATTGAAATAGCTATTTCAAATGATTTTTTTGCATTGTCTAACTCCCCTAAGTAGTAATATGTGTTTCCCCTAGTTTTATATAGTTCTGCTGAATTTGAATCAATTAACAAGCCCTTTTCACTAACAGAGTTGCTTGAGTCAAACAAGGATAATTGCGCATAGGTATCTGCCAGGCCTGCATAAGCCAGAGTAAAATTTGGATCTATTTCAATTGCTTTCTTGAAATACTCAACTGCTATATTGTAGCTTTCAGGATTATATTCAGAATATTTTTCCTTTGCTTTCAAGTACCATTCATAGGCATCTGGACTTGAAGTCAAAACTTTGCCTATTTCCGCCTCTTCTTTTGCAGATAAAGAAATTCCTAAAACTCTTGAAATCTCTTTTGCAATTTCACTTTGAATTCTCAATAGATCTTGACCACTTCGAGTAAAAGAAGAGGTCCACAGGTTTTTGTTTTCTTCTACATCAATAAACTGGACGTTTACTTTTGTCATATCACCCAAGTATTGAATAGATCCCTTTAAGACAGTGCTGACCTCAAGTATCTCGGCTAAAGAGTCTAAATTTAAATTCGGGTTTCTAATATCCTTAATCGAACCATAAGAGATTACTTTAATGTCGTTTACTTCGGATAATTGACTGATAATTTCTTGGGTAATATCTTTCGAATAAACATCTTGGGATGCTTTAGGATCAACATTGGTAAATGGCAAGACAGCCACGGATTTTTCTTTTTCCCAGGTATAATTGTTCCACAAAAGGGAATAAATTAAGAATAAAAGAATGGTGAGGGTAGAGGCCAAGGCTACCCAGAATTTCCAAGGTTCACGCTCTTGACTTTTTACCTTCTTAATCATATCCGCCCTTTTTGGGGTTGCCAAAGGTGGATTAGTCAGCGCATGGAGTTCTAGTTCTTTCGCGACATTTTTCAGTCGGAATAGGCCTAAATTAATGTGGGTAAACCTGCTGTGATTCGGAAGGTTAGCCAATACATCTGATGAGAATAAAACACAGGAGGGAACTCCGATGCTTTGAATTCTGGATGCAACATTGACCGCATCTCCATAGACGTCTCCATTATCGAGGATAATACCGCCGCAATGAAGACCAATTCTAAGTTCTAGTTCACTTGATTTTCCCCATTCTTTTTGTATTTCCAGACTGGCTTCTAAGGCTTCCTCAGCAGTTTCAAAAATTGCCAAAATCCCATCACCTAATTCTTTGATGATTTTACCCCGATGTTTTTCGAAGACCTCTGAGTGAAGAACCAAATTTTGCTTCATTAATTCGAAGGCATGATCTTCATCTTGACCCATCAAAAGGGTGTATCCGACAATATCAGAAAAGTAGACGATTGAATGTTTCCTATTTAAGACTTGATCCATAAAAAATTACAGAAGTTGGGGGCTTTATAGTTTGCATTTTTCCCAGCTAATTAAACTAAGCGAAATAAAGTGGTATTTGAAATAATAATACGTGATTTATATGGGCTTGTTAAAAGTTTTTTTAAACATTCATTATATGGTTTCATAAATATCAATTTCTGTTGGATCAAATCAGAATTTGGTAATCAATTTATTCTGATTCTTGATATTATTCAAGATACACTAATTTATTTACCATAAAAATGTATTTTGAACAATAAAAAGAGTATTTTGGTATTACTCATTTGAGCCGATTTTGTATTGTTTTAACATCTTCCTTATGAAAAAGTTATTGATTGGATTCTTATTTTTTATGATTTGTCTATCAGGTTATTGTCAAAAAACCTATGTGGTCACCATGAAAGCTTCCTTTGAAGTTCCTGTTTTTGAAAACCGGGCAACCAATTCTGATAGAATCAGGCAATCTGATTTAAACCAAGACAAGAGAAATCAGAAAAAAGTAAGGCTTCAGGAATTCCTTAATAGAAAAGGAATTAGAAATGTGAAAAATCAATTTTTTGACGTAAAAGTAGGCTTTGTTGCACCCTTGACAGACCAAGAGCGAGAAAATCTATTAAATGATCCACAGGTTGAAAGCGTGGACGAAGACATAGAGATTCAAGGTAGGCCGATTATGCAAAGTACACCTGACTCTCAAGGAAGACCAATCATGCAAGGCAGGCCTATCATGCAATCTGATGATATAGAATCTTCATGGCTGTATGATGAAGGAAATAAAGCTAGTTGTGCCATCGCCTTGGTGAACGGTTCAACAGATAGTAATAACCGTAAAGAAAGTATTTGGGTGATAGATACAGGGGTGGATGCCAACCATAGAGATTTGAATGTAAATCAATCTTCCAGACTTGCAATAAGCTTTGTAGATAGTCAACCATTTAATGACATATTGGGACATGGAACTCATGTTGCTGGCTTGGCTGCAGGTAAAGGTTCTGGAAGCTTATCTGCAACTGGAGTGTCCTCAGGAGCAGAAATCATCCCTATTAAAGTGTTTGATAATAATGGAGTAAGTAGTTGGGCTAAGATCCTTTTAGCTTTGGATCATATTGCAAACTATGGTCAACCTGGTGATGTGGTATTAATGAGTTTGGGTAGTTTCGATGTATCCAATTGTGCTACTTCTAACCCAGCATTAACATCGGCTATTATGACAATTGCTGATAGCGGAATGTTTGTAGTAATGTCTGCAGGTAACAACAATGGAAATGCGGCTCAAAATTTACCAGGATGTATCAATGGGCCTAATATCTTTACAGTCGGAGCGTTGGATTTCAGATGTGGTGCTTTAGGAGGAAAGTATGCGGCATCTAACTTTGGTTCTGGGATTGATTATTTTGTACCAGGAGCAAATATCTTTTCAGCTTGGCCAAATCAAAATGGGCAGAATGCCTATCAGGTCATGTCTGGAACCTCTATGTCAGCAGGAATTATGGCAGGAATTGTGCATGCTACACGTGGTGCTCCAAGGTCCTCTGGAACCATTACCATCAATGGAATTAGCTATAAAATAGCATCTAGATAAAAAAGGATCCGGGTTATATAAACGAAACCCCCAACAAATAGCTGGGGGTTTCGTTTTTTTGAAAGTTAAGGGGGCTGTTTTTGATTTTATTCTTCCAACAAAACTTCATCAATGAATACCCAACCTTTTTCTCCTGCCCCTGGATGCCATTTCGGAAGCCTTGAAATAGGGGTGAGCCTTACTCGGATTTCTTCAAATGATTCCTTGGGAAGGTCAAAAGCAAGAGCTTCTAATCTAGGCAACTTAATTTCTTCGCTTTGAGTGGGAACCTCCTTTTCTACTAACGTCCAATTGTCTCCTTTTTTTACCCAAATTTCTGCCAGGCTAGGCGGAAATATATAGGCACTTTCGTTATAAAGAAGACTAAGAACAATTCTAGAAATCTTTTTGTCATTCGGAAATTTGACTACAAAATCCGCAGGATTATCTTGATAGCCTAGCCATTCTCCTGTAGTATGGTTGTTTTTTCCTTTGATTTGATCTCTTAAAGTAGAACCTCCATTTGCGCTATATTTTTTTTCAGGGTTCTTCAATAATTCGATTTCTGATGGATGAACTCCAGATTTGAAGAGCAGGATACTTTCCGTGTCACTTCCTTTCCAATCATTGGCAAATACTCTTGCTGAAATTTTTGAGGTATTGCTGATCCAAACCGGTTCCGAATATTTTGGGCTTTGGATACTATCAGGCTCTGAACCATCTAAGGTATATCGAATGTCGACAGTTCCTATTGGATGTTTGATTTCCAACAAGGTGCTATCCTGAAATAATACTTCATCAAATACCAATTTGGGAGCATTCAATTCATAAACAAGGCCTGTTGCATCAAAGCCAAAATCGATGGAGACATCCTTTAAATTATCCAGCAACTGCCTTTTCCCATCTTCGCTAAAATCTGTTTGCCAAGCATAAAAGCTTCTCAAATTCTTAAATTTCAATAAACTAGGAATGGCTTCATCTCCCACACGATTTCCGGAGATGGCTAAACTTTGAAGGTTTTCTACCTTTGTCAGACTTTCGATTTGTGAATTGGAAATGTCAGCGAAATTCAATTGGATTTCTTCTAGGTTTTTGAAATCGCTTAAAAATGAAAAGTCTACATTTTCCAAAGGCATTTTATTCAAGTTGAGCTTTACCACTTGTTCTTTTACCTTTTTTAAATCTAAGAGTGATTCCGGATCAAATGCTGAAATCCCAAAATAGGATACTTCCAAAGCCGGAGATTCTGGATAAATCGGATTCACTTTTCTGAAAAAGTTATTGAGGTCCTGAATAAGTTCAGGGTCTGCTGCCTTGAAAGAATAAGTTTTTGTTTTACTGAATTTTTCTGAGGCAAAGACAAATAGCTCGTTTTCTGGAGCTAATTCCACTACTTTTTTATCAAAATCTGCTCCATGAAGTACCCAAGCTGTAAGAATTTCAATCTCTTCCTCAGTAAGTTGTTCCTTGTTTTTAGGAGGCATATGTTCTTCTTCCTCTTTTGGAAGGTGAATTCGTTGGGTCAACATGGATTCATTCACATCACCTGGTAATATGAATGGGCCAGATTTTCCACCTTTTTGAATTCCTTCTAGATGATCAAGACGTAATTCCCCCTTTATCTTTCCTTCTTTATGACAGCTTTGACATTTGGCTTCCAGAATTGGCTGAACCATGTCTCTAAAGACTTGAGCATCCGCTAATTGAACTTGAGGAACTTCGTCAGTTTTGATGGGTGCGAGCAGGAAATCACTACCGTGAGTTAAATTAGCTCCAAAATGTCCCGTCAACACTACAGTTCCCGCCAATAAGAAAGAAAGTGGTTTGAAAATTGGACCTTTCTTTTGGCTCAGAAAATAGATCAATACTGAAAGTATATAAGCCGCAATACCCATCCATTGGTGCCAGTTGAGTTCTGCTCCTTCATAATCTTCTTGTGCTAGGATGAGACCCGCAATTACTGTGATGCCCGCAAAATTACTACCTATTAACAAGCAATAAGTCCCCACTTTTTTGACTTCCTCTTTAATATTGGGAATCCAGAAAAAAACGATACCCATCAGTATCAATACAATTGGGAAATGGAGTAAAAGGGGATGAGCTCTTCCAATTACCTGAAGCCAGTCGGGAATTAATAATTGGGTACCTGCAATTGATAAAATCAAAGCCAACCCTAACCATACGAAAAGTGCATTTTCGAGTAGTTGTTGAAATCGTTTTGTATGAAGCATATGGGTTTAGGCAAGTAAATCTTTGACAACCTTTCCAGAAACATCCGTCAATCGATATCTCCTTCCCAAGTGTTTGTAAGTTAGCCTTTCATGGTCTATCCCCATTAAATGGAGCATGGTAGCTTGAAAGTCATGTACATGAACGGGGTTTTCTGTAATGTTATATCCAAATTCATCTGTTTCCCCATATACCATTCCTGACTTAACTCCGCCGCCAGCCATCCAGATAGAGAAGGCTCTAGGGTGATGGTCTCTACCATAATTGTTTGGTTGGATTTTACCTTGGCAATAATTGGTTCTGCCAAATTCACCGCCCCAGATCACTAGGGTTTCATCTAACAAACCACGTTGCTTGAGATCCTTAATGAGCGCTGCTGAAGCTTGGTCTACATCTTTGGCCTGCATGGCCATTTGGTCTGGTAAGTCTCCATGTTGGTCCCATCCTTGATGATATAATTGAACAAATCGAACGCCACTTTCGGATAGTTTTCTCGCCAAAAGACAGTTGGCTGCGTAAGTGCCCGGAACTAAGCAATCTGGTCCGTACATTTTAATGATGCTGTCAGGTTCTTTGGAAACATCAGTCATTTCAGGTACGGCTGTTTGCATTCTGAAAGCCATCTCATATTGTTGGATTTTTGCACTGATGGCAGGATCGTTAAATTCTCTATAACTTAGATCATTCATGGCAGAGATTTGATCGAGCATTTTTCTACGCTCATCTCTGGACATGGATTTAGGGTCTTTTAAATACAATACAGGATCTTCTGAATTTGAAAATTGGACTCCCTGATGAGTGGCATCTAAAAATCCATTACTCCAAAGTTTAGAGTATACTCCTTGACCATTTCCTTTTCCTCTACTAAGAAGTACACAAAAGGCGGGTAGGTTGCTATTTTCACTTCCTAATCCATAGCTCAACCAAGAACCCATACTAGGTCTATTCCCTACCTGAGCTCCGGTTTGAAAAAAGGTCAGGGCAGGATCGTGGTTGATGGCTTCTGTATGCATGGATTTGACGATACAGATATCATCTACCACACTTGCTGTATGGGGGAATATTTCAGAAATCCAGGCCCTAGATTCACCGTATTGATTGAATTTGAAATAAGAACCGACTAAAGGGAAAGAACTTTGCCCAGCCGTCATTCCTGTCAATCGTTGCCCTTTCCGAATGGACTCAGGAAGTTCCTGACCCATATTTTTGTTAAGAAGTGGTTTGTAGTCAAAAGATTCCAATTGGCTGGGAGCCCCATTTTGGAATAAATAAATTACCCGTTTCGCTTTTGGTGCAAAATGGGGGAGGGCAGCCATAATTGCTTCCTCGTCAGGACTTCCTCCTTTGAATAAATCCGGTATAAGGAGTGATCCTAAAGCGGCACTTCCTACTCCCAAGCTTAACTTGGACAAAAATTTTCTTCTATTAAGATTTAATCCTTGCTCTAATAGTTCCTTTTCCATCTTAAATCTTTGTAATCGTTTCTTCCAAATTATATAAGCTTACTATCACTTGCATTAAAGCAGCGTTTCTAGCGGTTTCCTGACTTGGGTCAATAGGATATTCCCCAACTTCCAAGGTGGGTTTTATCTGGTCTTGATTATTCTCAAATCGTTCTAATTGATCTTCAAAATAAGATTCCAATAAATCTTGTTCCTCGGGTTTCATATCTCTACAGAGAATTCTTTTAAAGGCATGTTCGATGGCCTCTGAGTCGTCGTTGAATTGAGTTCCAAGATTCATCGCAAGTACTCTGGATGCTTCCAGAACCATTGGGTCATTGAGCATCACCAAGGCTTGTAATGGAGTATTGGTTCTTCCTCTTCCCACCTCACATTGGTCTCGATTACTTGCATCAAAAATGATCGCTTTTGGAGGAGGAACAGTTAGTTTGATAAAGTTGTAAAGGCCTCTTCTATAAAGGCTTTTACCGGTATCTTGAACATAGGTTGCCAAGACACCTCTTCCAGAAGATGCTGCTTCCCATACTCCCTCAGGTTGGTATGGTTTGACACTTGGTCCGCCGAGTTCCTGATGCAAAAGGCCGCTACTTGCCAACACCAAATCTTGGATATTTTCTGCAGTAAGCCTTAGTCTTGGAGCCCGAACCAAATAAATGTTTTCAGGGTCAACGGCTAAATGTTCTTTTGTGATTTCAGCTGATTGTTGATAGGTGGCAGAACTTAAAATTTGTTTCAGTAATCGCTTGATATCCCAACCATTTTCCATGAAGTCCACCGCCAACCAATCGAGCAGTTCAGGGTGACTTGGTAAATCCCCTTGCATTCCAAAATCACCGGCTGATTTTACGATTCCCGTACCAAAGATTTCTTGCCATATAAGATTGACAAAGACTCTGGCAGTCAATGGATTGTCTCTATTTACTGTCCATTTTGCCAATCCCAGTCTATTGGCCTCTAAATCCTCAGGAAATTCCAGAATAGATGCAGGTGTAGAGGCAGAAACTGGAACGGATGGGGCATCATAAACTCCTCTATCCAAAATATAAGTGGTTCTTTTTTCCTCTCCTTCCAATTCACCCATCACAGAAACACTAAGTTTAGTGGTGTCTTGGTAATTAATAAAGTCCATGATCCCAGAAAGGTCCTCATGATCCATCCATAAAACAGGAGTTTTGGCAGGTTTGGAAACCGAAACATCCCCTTCATATCCTTTTTCAGGAGTATTATTGAAGAAGGCAAAAAACTCGTAATAATCCTTTTGTGAGAAAGGGTCGTATTTGTGGTCATGGCACTGGGCACATTCCATGGTAATCCCTAAAATTCCCTTGCTGAAGGTATTGGTTTTATCTAGCACGTATTCTATTCTATACTCCTCGTCGATCACGCCACCTTCTTCCGTGTATTTATGGTTTCGGTTAAATGCTGTAGCAAGAATTTGTTCTTTGTTGGCATTAGGCAATAGATCACCGGCTAGCTGCCAAGTGATAAAATCATCATAGGGAAGGTTTTCATTGAATGCATGGATCACCCAATCCCGATAAGGCCATTGGGTTCGAATATTATCATCTTGGTACCCATAACTATCCGCATATCTGGAAATATCCATCCATAGCACAGCTAGTTTTTCACCATAGGAAGGATCTGATAAAAGTCCATCCAGTAAATCTTCGTAAGTAAATTCCCCTGAAAAATCCTTAAATCGATCCAACACTTCAGGGCTAGGAGGTAATCCTGTCAAGTCCAAACTTGCTCTTTTGATCAATTCATAGGGTTCCGCCTTAGGGTTCGGTTCCAACCCTTTCTCGAGCATTTTATGATAAATGAATTGGTCGATTTCATTGTTGGCCCATTCAGTTCCTTCTGGAACCGCAGGTTTTTCTGCCCTTGTAAATGCCCAGTGTGGTTCGTATTGAGCTCCTTCTTCAATCCATCTTTTAATGAGCGCAATTTCATTTTCAGTCAATGCTAGATTAGACTCTGGAGGAGGCATCAGTTCACCTGGATCTTCAGAAGTGATCCGGTGATACACTTCGGATTCTTCAATTTTTCCTGAAACAAGCGCAAATTTTCCTGGGCTTTCTTTTAAAGCTGCAAAAGCTCCTTCTTCTGTATCTAATCGTAAGTCAGCCTCCCTTTTGTTTGCGTCGGGACCGTGGCAAGCAAAACACTTATCAGAAAGGATGGGGCGAATATGAAAATTGTAACTGACTTGGTTGATATTGGCCAAAGAGTTTGTCTCTTTGTTTTTTTCCTGACAAGAAAAAAACAGTGCAAATATCGGTAGAAAAGCCAGTATATGTAACTTCTTAATGGTCATTTGGGATAGTTTAACGGCTTTAAGTTATAAAAAATTTTTATAAAAGTCCGATGATTTTCAATAAAAAAAAGATTAATAGAATCTATTTTTTTATTGTCTAATGTATTGGAAATTAGTGTTTTTGCCTAATAAAAAACCTGTTTTTAGTAAGAATTACAAAAATATCAAATCCAGAAATTTTAATCATTTGAGACATTTTTCGAGCTTTATTCAAAGGAAAAATATGCGTTCTATATTTTCAAAATATTGTATATCTATTCTTTTGGTGTTTTGCTTTTCCAATTGCAAGACGTATCAGAATATTGATTGGATCAAACCCAAGGTTCCAAAAGAAGAAAGGAGTGTGTCTTTTGAACCTAGACAGATTTCAAGAATCAAGGAAGGAGATAGCTTAATGGTGATAGCCAGTAATTCTAAAAAATACTATTTGATCTATTCTGAATCGGTAAATGAATCCATTCAAGGATTATTTTGGAAGTTTGAAAATCAAACTATTGAATTCCCGAGCTCCAGAAGGATTGCATTTTCGGAAATAGAAGAGTTAAGAGTTAGAAAATTTAATTTGGGGACAACTTTGGGCGTAGGGATTGGGGTGCCAGTGATGTCTTTAGTTATTTATTGGGGAGTGATAGTTCACCAATTGGTATCTGATCTAGAAGATTATGTAGA is a genomic window containing:
- a CDS encoding DUF1501 domain-containing protein, with amino-acid sequence MEKELLEQGLNLNRRKFLSKLSLGVGSAALGSLLIPDLFKGGSPDEEAIMAALPHFAPKAKRVIYLFQNGAPSQLESFDYKPLLNKNMGQELPESIRKGQRLTGMTAGQSSFPLVGSYFKFNQYGESRAWISEIFPHTASVVDDICIVKSMHTEAINHDPALTFFQTGAQVGNRPSMGSWLSYGLGSENSNLPAFCVLLSRGKGNGQGVYSKLWSNGFLDATHQGVQFSNSEDPVLYLKDPKSMSRDERRKMLDQISAMNDLSYREFNDPAISAKIQQYEMAFRMQTAVPEMTDVSKEPDSIIKMYGPDCLVPGTYAANCLLARKLSESGVRFVQLYHQGWDQHGDLPDQMAMQAKDVDQASAALIKDLKQRGLLDETLVIWGGEFGRTNYCQGKIQPNNYGRDHHPRAFSIWMAGGGVKSGMVYGETDEFGYNITENPVHVHDFQATMLHLMGIDHERLTYKHLGRRYRLTDVSGKVVKDLLA
- a CDS encoding PSD1 and planctomycete cytochrome C domain-containing protein, translated to MTIKKLHILAFLPIFALFFSCQEKNKETNSLANINQVSYNFHIRPILSDKCFACHGPDANKREADLRLDTEEGAFAALKESPGKFALVSGKIEESEVYHRITSEDPGELMPPPESNLALTENEIALIKRWIEEGAQYEPHWAFTRAEKPAVPEGTEWANNEIDQFIYHKMLEKGLEPNPKAEPYELIKRASLDLTGLPPSPEVLDRFKDFSGEFTYEDLLDGLLSDPSYGEKLAVLWMDISRYADSYGYQDDNIRTQWPYRDWVIHAFNENLPYDDFITWQLAGDLLPNANKEQILATAFNRNHKYTEEGGVIDEEYRIEYVLDKTNTFSKGILGITMECAQCHDHKYDPFSQKDYYEFFAFFNNTPEKGYEGDVSVSKPAKTPVLWMDHEDLSGIMDFINYQDTTKLSVSVMGELEGEEKRTTYILDRGVYDAPSVPVSASTPASILEFPEDLEANRLGLAKWTVNRDNPLTARVFVNLIWQEIFGTGIVKSAGDFGMQGDLPSHPELLDWLAVDFMENGWDIKRLLKQILSSATYQQSAEITKEHLAVDPENIYLVRAPRLRLTAENIQDLVLASSGLLHQELGGPSVKPYQPEGVWEAASSGRGVLATYVQDTGKSLYRRGLYNFIKLTVPPPKAIIFDASNRDQCEVGRGRTNTPLQALVMLNDPMVLEASRVLAMNLGTQFNDDSEAIEHAFKRILCRDMKPEEQDLLESYFEDQLERFENNQDQIKPTLEVGEYPIDPSQETARNAALMQVIVSLYNLEETITKI